In Massilia sp. METH4, the genomic window TATCGAACAGGGCAAGGTGGAGGTGCAGTCGATCCCCTTCCCGAAACTGGAAACGCCGAACGGGCGCAAGATCGGCCATGGCGTGATCCTGCGCGTGGTATCGACCAATATCTGCGGCTCGGACCAGCACATGGTGCGCGGCCGCACGACCGCGCCGGCCGGCCTCGTGCTCGGCCATGAGATCACCGGCGAGGTGATCGAGGTGGGTTCCGACGTGGAAACGCTGAAGGTGGGCGACCTCGTGTCGGTGCCGTTCAACGTGGCCTGCGGCCGCTGCCAGACCTGCAAGGAACAGCATACGGGCGTGTGCCTGTCCGTCAACCCGTCGCGCGCCGGCGGCGCCTACGGCTACGTGGACATGGGCGGCTGGATCGGCGGCCAGGCTGAATTCGTGATGGTGCCATATGCCGACTTCAACCTGCTGCGCTTCCCGGACAAGGCGCAGGCGATGACGAAGATCCGCGACCTCACTTGCCTGTCCGACATCCTGCCGACCGGCTTCCATGGCGCCGTCACGGCCGGCGTCGGTCCCGGTTCCACCGTGTACGTGGCCGGCGCCGGACCGGTGGGCCTGGCCGCCGCCGCGTCCGCACGACTGCTGGGCGCGGCCGTGGTGATCGTCGGCGACCTGAACCCGGCGCGCCTGGAGCACGCCCGCAAGGTGGGCTTCGAGACGGTCGACCTGTCGCAGGACGTAACGCTGGCCGACCAGATCGCCCAGATCCTCGGCACGCCGGAAGTCGATTGCGCGATCGATTGCGTGGGCTTCGAGGCGCGCGGCCATGGCCATGCCGGTGCCCAGCACGAGGCCCCCGCGACGGTGCTCAATTCGTTGATGGAGGTCACGCGCGCCGCCGGCAAGATCGGCATCCCGGGCCTGTACGTTACCGACGATCCGGGCGCGGTCGACCCGGCGGCCAAGCACGGCAGCCTGTCGATCCGCTTCGGCCTCGGCTGGGCCAAGTCGCACAGCTTCCATACGGGCCAGACGCCGGTGATGAAATACAACCGCCAGCTGATGCAGGCGATCCTGTGGGACCGCATCAACATCGCCGAGATCGTCGGCGTGCAGCTGATCACGCTCGACCAGGCACCGGAAGGCTATGCGGCCTTCGACGCCGGCGCGCCGAGGAAATTCGTGATCGATCCGCATCAGCTGCTGGCCGCTTGACGGGGAGTGTGCCGGAGCGCGTGCATGAACCCCAGCCTTGCGCTTGGGGGATGCATGCGCATCGGCCTGCCGAAGCGGGTGTACCATCCCATGCGGCTCATCGTATATGATGCGCTTCCCGTTTCCGGAGGCTCCCGTGCCCGCCCCAGACATCCGCGCCTTCACGCACTTCGGTTTCATCCCGCTGCCGAACTTCTCGATGATCGCGTTCACCAACGCGGTCGAAGTGCTGCGCATGGCCATGTACCTGGGCTACGAGACGCGCTACCGGTGGACGGTGCTCGGCCTCGACGGCCTCGATGCCACGGCCAGCAACGGCCTATCCGTTCCCACCCAGCGGCCCGACCCGGCCGACCTGCCCGACATTGTCTTCGTGTGCGGTGGCATCGACGTGGAAACCGCGACCGAGTCTCCCATGCTGGACTTCCTGCAAGCGCTGGCGGCCCAAGGCGTCGCCCTGGGCAGCCTGTGCACTGGCGCGCACGCGCTGGCGGCGGCCGGCCTGCTGGACGGCTATCGTTGCACCATCCATTGGGAAAACGCGCAATCGCTGGCCAAGGCTTTCCCGAAAGTCGACTTCGCCCAGGAACTCTTCGTCATCGACCGCGACCGTTACACGTGCAGCGGCGGCATCGCACCACTGGATATGATGCTGGGTATCGTCGCGCCCCGCCTGGGGCCCGCCGCGGTGGCGCTGATCGCCAGCCAGTTCATCCACGAGCACGTCCGCGAGGAGGGCGCTCGCCAGGCCGTGCCGCTGTCGGCGCGGCTCGCCCACGCCCAGCCGGCACTGCGCGACGCGGTGCAACTGATGGAAGCGAACCTGGGCGAACCGCTGGGCCTGGACGAACTGGCAAGGCTGGCCGGCACCTCGCCGCGCCACCTGCAGCGCCTGTTCAGGAAGGATCTGGGCGCGTCGCCGCTGCGCTATTACCTTGAATTGCGCCTGCACCGGGCGCGCGAACTGTTGCGCCAGACCGACCTGCCGCTGGCGCAGGTCGCCGCCGACTGCGGTTTCCGCACCGCCGCCGGCTTCAGCAAGGCGTATCGGGAAGTGTTCGAGATGGCCCCCGGCGCCGAGCGGCGCCAGCGGCACTGAGCCTAGCGCAGCACGACGGTACGCTGCCCGTTCAGGAACACGCGCCGCTCGACCTGCAGCTTGAGCGCGCGCGACAGCGCCAGGCATTCCATGTCCCGCCCCGTGGCGCGCAGCTGGTCCGGATCGTGGCTGTGGTCGACCCGCTCCACGACCTGCTCGATGATCGGCCCCTCGTCGAGGTCCGACGTGACATAGTGCGCGGTCGCTCCGATCAGCTTCACGCCGCGGCTGTGCGCCTGGTGGTATGGGCGCGCGCCCTTGAAGCCCGGCAGGAAGGAGTGGTGGATGTTGATGGCGCGGCCGGCCAGCCGGTCGCTCAGCTGCGTGGACAGGATCTGCATGTAGCGCGCCAGCACCACCAGGTCCGTTCCGGTGCGCTCGATCAGCGCGAGGAGGGCGGCTTCCTGCGCATCGCGCGTGTCGGGCGTGATCGGCAGGTGGTGAAAGGGAATGTCGTGCGCGATGGCCAGCGGCCTCAGGTCCGGGTGGTTCGAGACCACCGCCACGATATCGACCTTCAATTCGCCGAGCCGCCAGCGGTACAGCAGGTCGTTCAGGCAGTGATCCAGCTTCGAGACCATGATCATCACCCGCGGGCGCTGCGCCGCGTCGCTGATCGCCCAGTCCATGGCGAAGCGCTCGCCGATCGGCGCGAAACCTTCGCGCAAGTCCCCGAGGGCCAGCGCACTCGATGTGGGGTGGAACACGAAGCGGGCGAAGAAGCGCTGTTCCAGCTTGTCGTCGTAGGCGGCGATATCGTCGATATAGCAGCCGCGCTGCTCGAGGAAGGCCGTGACGGCGGCCACTTGCCCCGCCGAACTGGCGCAGGACAGGGTGAGGATATGGGTCGGTTCCGCGTTTGGCATGGTGGTCGGGTTCTCGGTAGGGAAGGTCGGTCCCATTACACCGCATGGCCTGCCGCGGGGCCGTCATGGGAGCGCCAGCGGCTTGTACGATTGCGACGCGATCAAGGCGCACGGCGCGATACGTTTGCGACAAGGGCGACTTGGCGCCGCCGGACAAGCCGATGTCGCTTTCAGTCACAGCCGCCGCCGGCGCCCCTCTACAATCGGGGCTCGACCGACACTGTGGAGAGAGTGACATGGATATGCTGGAAGCCACCGCCGAGGGCGGCCTGTGGGACTTGTTTGCCGGGCAGAACTGGGCATTCGAGGCGGTCGAGCACGACCCCGTGTTCACCATCGAGGAAGCGCTGGCCGCCGTGCCGCACCTGGGCGGGGTGAAGACGAAGAACGTGTTCGTCCGCGACGGCAAGGGCCAGCGCCACATCCTCGTCATCGTGCCCCATGACCGGCGCGTGGACATGGCCGAACTGGGCCGCCAGCTGCCGGCCACGCGCCTCAGCATGGCCTCGGCCGAGCGCCTGCAGCGCCATCTCGGCGTCACGCCGGGCGCGGTCAGCATCTTCGCCATCGTCAACGACAAGGACCATGCGGTCGAACTCGTGATCGACGAAGCCGTGTGGAAGGCCGACAAGGTGCAGGGGCACCCGCTGCGCAATACCTCCACGATGGCGGTGCCGCACGCCACGCTGGAAGCCTTCCTGGCCTACACGGGCCACGAACCGCGCGTGATGCGGGTGCCGTGATGGACCTGCTCGGCGGGCGCCAGGGCCCGGTGATCGCCATCTCGAACCTCGATACCCGCCTGCGCGTGGGGATCTGGGACCACGAACGTGAATTCCAGCCCGTGCACGTGAACCTCGTCATCGTGCCGGATCCGCACCGCTTCAGCCCCGGCGGCGGCGGCATCGATTACCGGCCGATCGTGCGCTGGGTGACGGAGGAATGGCCGGAGGCGCCGCACACGCCGCTGCTGGAAACCAGGCTGCGCGAACTGATCGACTTCGTGTTCGCCAGCGACCTCGGGGTGACGTGGCTGGATGCCGCGCTGTCCAAGCCGCGGGCCTGCCCGCAGGCGCGCGGCGTTGGCGTGCGCATGGCACTGTCGCGCAATGAACATGCGGCGCTGTTCCCGGCCGATTCAGGAAACACTGCGGGTGACACCGCGAAGGATGCAAC contains:
- the purU gene encoding formyltetrahydrofolate deformylase, translated to MPNAEPTHILTLSCASSAGQVAAVTAFLEQRGCYIDDIAAYDDKLEQRFFARFVFHPTSSALALGDLREGFAPIGERFAMDWAISDAAQRPRVMIMVSKLDHCLNDLLYRWRLGELKVDIVAVVSNHPDLRPLAIAHDIPFHHLPITPDTRDAQEAALLALIERTGTDLVVLARYMQILSTQLSDRLAGRAINIHHSFLPGFKGARPYHQAHSRGVKLIGATAHYVTSDLDEGPIIEQVVERVDHSHDPDQLRATGRDMECLALSRALKLQVERRVFLNGQRTVVLR
- the fdhA gene encoding formaldehyde dehydrogenase, glutathione-independent, with the translated sequence MPENRGVVYIEQGKVEVQSIPFPKLETPNGRKIGHGVILRVVSTNICGSDQHMVRGRTTAPAGLVLGHEITGEVIEVGSDVETLKVGDLVSVPFNVACGRCQTCKEQHTGVCLSVNPSRAGGAYGYVDMGGWIGGQAEFVMVPYADFNLLRFPDKAQAMTKIRDLTCLSDILPTGFHGAVTAGVGPGSTVYVAGAGPVGLAAAASARLLGAAVVIVGDLNPARLEHARKVGFETVDLSQDVTLADQIAQILGTPEVDCAIDCVGFEARGHGHAGAQHEAPATVLNSLMEVTRAAGKIGIPGLYVTDDPGAVDPAAKHGSLSIRFGLGWAKSHSFHTGQTPVMKYNRQLMQAILWDRINIAEIVGVQLITLDQAPEGYAAFDAGAPRKFVIDPHQLLAA
- a CDS encoding prolyl-tRNA synthetase associated domain-containing protein, which codes for MDMLEATAEGGLWDLFAGQNWAFEAVEHDPVFTIEEALAAVPHLGGVKTKNVFVRDGKGQRHILVIVPHDRRVDMAELGRQLPATRLSMASAERLQRHLGVTPGAVSIFAIVNDKDHAVELVIDEAVWKADKVQGHPLRNTSTMAVPHATLEAFLAYTGHEPRVMRVP
- a CDS encoding GlxA family transcriptional regulator, whose translation is MPAPDIRAFTHFGFIPLPNFSMIAFTNAVEVLRMAMYLGYETRYRWTVLGLDGLDATASNGLSVPTQRPDPADLPDIVFVCGGIDVETATESPMLDFLQALAAQGVALGSLCTGAHALAAAGLLDGYRCTIHWENAQSLAKAFPKVDFAQELFVIDRDRYTCSGGIAPLDMMLGIVAPRLGPAAVALIASQFIHEHVREEGARQAVPLSARLAHAQPALRDAVQLMEANLGEPLGLDELARLAGTSPRHLQRLFRKDLGASPLRYYLELRLHRARELLRQTDLPLAQVAADCGFRTAAGFSKAYREVFEMAPGAERRQRH